The Myxococcales bacterium genome includes the window GAGCACCTCGGCGATGCCACACATGCCCATGCCGCCGATGCCAACGAAGTGAATCTTGGTGTCTACTTTGCGAAACATTGGCATCCCCGCTGTACCTAACAGGTTTGCCCGGCAAACTCATCCGGTAAATCGACGGCTCGATGGGGGCAGGAGACGTCACGGTGGGGACTCGCTTGGTTGAGACCAGGGTACAGTGGCCTAAGATTCAGTTGTCGCTTGTAGTGTATTCAGATAGTTAGACGAATCGGGAGGCGAATAGCTATTGGCACAATTCGTGCTTCTCATGTCTGCATGAAAAAAATACACATCACCATACTAAGTCTCGTCCTCTCGGCGCAGGTCGCCGTGGCTGGAAAGCCAGGCGCGACACAAAAAAGTGATGCTCGGTGGAAAGTCGTCGCTGGCGCCAAAGGGCCACCCATCGTCGTCCGTATCCGTAAACTGGCGCCTGGCGGCAAGTTCGTCTTCAAGCCCGCAACCAAGGGCAATGACACCGTCAATCCCGAGAGGTCCATCATTAGCCGCTTAGAACCATCAGCAGATCCGCTGATTACGTCAAAGCAATGGACGCTTAACAAAGGCGTCATCATGGCGTCAGAAAGCGATGGTCAAGGCGGCACCCTCGTATTAATGGGCCTCAAAGCGCTTGGGAATAAGCGTCGTTAGTGCCGCGCGACGACTTCGAGCACCAGCGGCGTGATGAGGACGGTATTTGAGTCCTGCTCGGCGGCGTTGAATTCTGCATTGGCGCGGTCGGCGAAGGCCTGATCAATCTGGCCAAGTTCGAGGATGCGCGCGAGGTTGACGCGGACAAAGGTCGCGGGCCACTGCCAGCGCAACTCGCCCGGGCGGACGCAAAATAGCCGCGGCGTCGCGGCGACGATTTGCATGTCGTTCTCAGCCAGCAAGCACGGCAACTGCCGCGCGACGTTAGGATCGCCACCAGTGCCGCGCCAATTGCGCATCACGGTTTCGGTGAACTCTTCGAGCGCGGGCTTGGAAGGGGCGACCCGCCACGTGCCATAGTCGTAATATTCGTGAAAGATTGCGACGCCGCCGGGCTTTAGCGCACGCGCGATCTTGGCCACCAAGGTCGCCGGCGATGAGACAAAGATGCCAACCCAGCGACACCACACCGCGTCGAACTCGGCGATGGGCAGCTCGTCCATCATCAGATCGAGCAATTGCACATCGATGTTGCGATGACCAAGCCCCGCGGCACGCGCCCGCGCGATGTTGGCGAAGCGCTCCGAGCGTTCGACGCCAAGTACGCTGCCTTGCGGACCAACCAACTCGGCGAGGTCGGTCGTCGCGTAACCCGGGCCACAACCGACGTCGAGCACGCGGTGGCCGCGCGCGACGCCCGCCTGCCGCCACGTCTCGAGCACGATCGGCCGCCACACTTGATGCTGCAGCGAAAGCCGCTCCACCTCGTCGTCGTGCGTGCCTAAGACGTAGTCGCGTTCGGTCATATGGTGCCCGACGTTAGCACGTACGCGCACGCGCCGTGGTAGCAAAGACCGCATGTCGCAAGGGCACACGCCAGCGCCGCGCGAGGGGTGGATTCGCGCCAAATTGCGCAACGCCTCGCCGTTGGCATTTAGCCTCTACGGGGTGATTGCGGCCTTTATGGCCTATTTCGCGATGTATGCGTTTCGCAAGCCGTTTGCGGCGGGCGCCTACGCCGGCGATACGTTTGCGGGCCTGTCGCTCAAGGACGCCTTGGTCATCGCGCAGGTGTGCGGCTATGCGCTTTCTAAGCTCGCGGGCATTCGGTTTGTTTCGGAATTGTCACACGCAAGGCGCGCGGTGGCGCTGCTGTTACTCATCGCGTGGGCAGAGGTGGCGCTGGTGCTATTTGGCGTGGTGCCTCCGAAGTGGCGCGTCGCGGCCATCTTCCTCAACGGCTTGCCGCTCGGCGCGGTGTGGGGCCTGGTGTTTAGTTTTCTCGAAGGTCGCAAGACCTCCGAGCTGCTCGGCGCGGGCCTGAGCTGCTCGTACATCGTCGCCAGCGGCTATGTGAAAAGTGCCGGCGCGACGCTGATGCAGACGCAGCACGTGCCCGAGGCGTGGATGCCGGCGGCGACCGGCGCGCTATTTTTGCCGCTGTTTGCGTTTGCGGTGTGGTTGCTCGCGCAGCTGCCCCCGCCCAGCGCCGAGGAACAGCGCCTGCGCACAACACGGCTGCCCATGCCCGCGGCCGCGCGCCGACAATTTCTCGCGCGCTTTTTTGCCGGCATCGTGGTGCTGACAGTGCTGTACCTCGTGCTCACCGCGCTGCGCGATTTTCGCGACAACTACGCCGCCGAAATCTGGCGCGAGCTCGGCCATGGCGGCGACGCCAGCGTGTTTGCGGTGCCCGAGATGTGGATCGCCTTTGGCGTCATGGCGGTGCTTGGCGGCATCTATCTCATCCCGAGCAATCGCGGCGCGCTGCTGGCGACGCACGGCATGATGTTTGGCGGCGCGGCGATCATCGCTATTAGCACGGCGCTATGGGATTACGGCGTGCTCTCGGGTTATGGCTGGATGCTCGGCCTGGGCCTGGGAATGTATCTCGCCTATGTGCCCTTTGGCTGCGTCTTGTTCGACCGCATGTTCGCGGCCACCGGCACGCTTGGCACCTCGGTGTTTCTCATCTACGTCGCCGATGCGGTGGCCTATGGCGGCTCGGTGGGCCTGGTGCTGTATAAGCATCTGGGCCACGCTGACATGCAAAAGGTCGCGTTCATGCGCGCCTTTGCCTATGGCGGCGCCGCGCTATGCCTGGTCGGCTTTGCCTTTTCGGCGTGGTATTTTTCGCGGCGGTCGGTGGCGCAGCGCTAGCGCGGAGTTGCTACGGCTGCAACTCGGCGCGGTCGAGTGACCAGCTAAACGCACAGACGCCGTCCACACATGCGAAAATGAAGTTGTTGAAGATTGCCACATGCTCGCCTTGCGCGAGCAAGGCGTGTTGTAGCGCCGGCGCGGTTTCGGCGCT containing:
- a CDS encoding methyltransferase domain-containing protein; protein product: MTERDYVLGTHDDEVERLSLQHQVWRPIVLETWRQAGVARGHRVLDVGCGPGYATTDLAELVGPQGSVLGVERSERFANIARARAAGLGHRNIDVQLLDLMMDELPIAEFDAVWCRWVGIFVSSPATLVAKIARALKPGGVAIFHEYYDYGTWRVAPSKPALEEFTETVMRNWRGTGGDPNVARQLPCLLAENDMQIVAATPRLFCVRPGELRWQWPATFVRVNLARILELGQIDQAFADRANAEFNAAEQDSNTVLITPLVLEVVARH